CATGGTGAACTTGAACTTGCCTGCAATGGCATATAACTTGTGTTGGCGAAGTATTAAGGTTAGTGTCTAATCCCCCTATTTGGGGGGGCAAATCTGCTTTTTGGCTGTTATAATTTCTAAAAGGACTTCTGGATAAATGCCACTGTCCCAAAATTCATTATCTTCACGCCAAGAGCAGCTCTTGAAAACGCCTGCTTCAGCCTTCATGACCCCCTGCTTGTCAACCTGATTATGAGATATTGGGGTCGGAAGAATATGTGCAGTCCGCACAGACCAAGGTGCTGCACTTATTTAAAGACATCAAGGACAGGATTAATCTTAAACTTTTGAAAACAAAGACGTTTAGTTCAGGCAATGTTCTACTTGTATATCAGCCGCAAAAAAAATAACCCGGAAATAACTGTAAAGTTATCGCCCAGACCGCCAGTGGTCATATCGGACCGTGATGCGCTCTTCAAGCTCATCCATGCTGTTCTTTTTCCAGCGCATCTGGTTTAAGCTTTTCGAGGAATCCTCCTCCCCTGAGTTCTTCTATGGCGCTTTCGGCGCTTGTCCCGAAACGCTTTTTCCACTCTTTTGCGTTCCTGACTTTTTCCCAGAGCGCATCGTGTTCTTTTCGCCGGGCAACTTGTACTACATTGGTTGTCATAAATTATTGGATAGGTATTGATATACAACTAGATAAGTGAGCATATCATCTTTCCATCCTTCCCGAGATTTCGCCCATCTAAAACAATGCAGAGAGTGAGCGGACTTAACTGCCGAGTCCTGAATTGGTACAGGTGTTTCCCCCGCAGCTATTTCCCTGTTAATTTAAACTCTTGAGTCGCTCCTTCTGATTCGTACTTTCGTTGGCTCTATAATAATCACATTACCCTTGAAATCATCTTCAGATAAATCTTTCAAGCTCTTAAGAAGAAAATTGTTTATCTCAGCAGTCGGCATTTCATTTGGAAAGTGAGATATAACAATCCCAAAGTGCTCGCCAAGTGGGAACCTCAGAATGTTACCAAAATCCCTG
This genomic window from Candidatus Methanoperedens sp. contains:
- a CDS encoding DUF5615 family PIN-like protein — translated: MPRFVIDEDMPRSTGKILRELGYDVKDIRDYGLRGAADEEIYAFAQKEEAAVLTGDRDFGNILRFPLGEHFGIVISHFPNEMPTAEINNFLLKSLKDLSEDDFKGNVIIIEPTKVRIRRSDSRV